The DNA region ACACGCATACATTTTTTGATACTCATTTGCAAATTTCGCATAATACGCCGCCATTTTGTAATAATTCGCACATACAGCCCTATAATCCTCGTCATTTTTAAGTTCATTTTCTAAAATTTTTGCAAGTTCTAAATAACCCAAATACACCCTAAAAGCGTGTTTTTGCGCTCCTAAGGTAACGCTATCTTCTCGCTTAATGCGATAAATGCGTAAAGCCTTATGGATATAAAAGCTCTTTTCATCATACAAATGCACCCAAAGCGTAGCCTCATTACCATAAAATTCCTCATTAAAACGCTGATTTTTAAGCAAAGATTTTTTAAAAATGCTTAAAAATTCGCCGTGGAATTTTTGCATTAAAAATTCTTTCTTACTTACCTCACAATCTTCATTTAAGCCTTTGCCGCTAAACTCCTCACTCAAAATCCCATCTTTTTCTATCACGCAATTGCCAAAAATATGTGAATAACCCTCATTTGCTTTTTGCATTAAAAGACTAAGCGTTCCCTCAAGCATTTCATCATCATCATCTAAAAAGCCTATAAATTCGCCACTTGCATAATCAAGTCCATTATTTTTATTCCCATTAGGACCTTGTTTGTAGCGAGTGTTTAGCACATATTTAATGCGACTATCCTCTTTTTGTAAATCCTCCACAAGCTCTTTTGTGCCGTCATTTGAATGATCATCGCTAATGATGATTTCATACTCTTTAAAATCCTGCCTTAAAACGCTTTCAACTGCCTTTTTTAAAAGTTCTGCCCTATTATAAGTGGCGATGATGATAGAAAGTTTCATACAAGCTCCCTAATTAAATCAAGCCATTGTTTTTTGATATGAGAAAGCTCATAATCTTTTTGCCTTTTTCTTGCATTTTCCACCAAATTTTTTCTCAACTCCTCATCGCTTAAAACTCTCTCAAGTGCTAAAGCAAGGGCTTTTTCATCATTTTGTGGGACAATTAACCCATCTTTTTCATTAGCTATTAAGTCCTTAACGCCATTATAATACGCACTTGAAATCCTACACACATCAAAATATAAAGCCTCAATCAAAACGGTCGGTAAGCCCTCAACAAAAGAACAAAGGCAAAGCACCTTAGCCCTTTCATAAAGCCCAGCCATATCCTCCACTTTGCCTAAAAACTCTACCCTAGCCCTTAAATTTCTAGCCTCATTTTCTAAATTCTTTCTTAACTCCCCATCGCCTACTATACAAAAGCGGTATTGCGTAAGTAAATCAGCCCTTAAAGTCGCCACCGCCTTAATAAACATCGAAGCATTTTTATTTCTATCCAAACGCCCCACAAAAAGCACCAAATTTTCCTTTTGAAAATGCGTTTTGACATTGAAAGAAAAATGGCAAGGATTATTTAAAATCACGACTTTTTTCACAAATTTTTCATAAAAAGCCTTATCACTTGAGCCAAGCACACTTAAAAGCTGTGCGTAAGGGTAAGTAAGTCTTCTTAAAATTCTCCAAAATTTAGACTTTAAATAAGCCTCATTGCTATGCTCACAAATCACCAAAGGCGTTTTAAGCCCTATTTTAGCGACTATACAGGCTATATTTGTCGTGTCTAAAAAGGAGATAAAAATATCGCTTTGATTTTCTCTTAATGCCTTTCTTAAAGCAACAATTTTCTTAATACGACTTGCGATTTTATGGTAAAGATTATGAAAGCTAAACTGCGGAAGAGTTTTAACAAGCACTTCTTTTTCAAGCTTATAAAAAGAGTCTTCAGCGTGAAATTTGATAATTTTTACCTCGTGTTCTTTACAAAGGGCATTAGCTAGGGTTACCAAAACCCTCTCCGCTCCACCAGAATTAAGAGTGGCTATAATGAAAGTGATTTTCATACGCCCTGCTCCAAACTTATTGTGCCATTTTGCACTCTATAAATTTTATCGCAATTTTTAATTGTAGAAAGGCGGTGTGCGATGATGATGAGAGTTTTATCCTGTGAAATTTTATAAATTTCGTCCATAATCTTTGCCTCGCTTTCATTATCAAGTGCCGAAGTAGCTTCATCTAAAATAAGAATTTCAGGCTTAGTGTAAAGCGCTCTTGCTATGGCTATTCTTTGTCTTTGCCCTCCACTTAAATGACTTCCGCCATCGCCTACCTTAGTATAAACGCCCTCCTTTAAGCTTTTAATAAAATCCTCCAAATTTGCTTGCCTTAAGACCTCTTTAAGTAAATTTTCATCGATCTCATCGCCAAAGCTGATGTTTTTAGCTATGCTATCATTAAAAAGATAAATTTGCTGAGGGATATAGCCTATTTTCTTGCGATAACTTTTGATATTTTTCTCACAAAGCAAGATATCATCGACATAAATTTGCCCCTCCACAGGCTTTAAAAGTGAGCTTAAAATATCCACAAAAGTGCTTTTTCCACTCCCACTTTCGCCTACAAAGGCTATTTTCTCGCCTTTTTTAAGGGTAAAGCAAATATTTTCAAAAAGCATAGGTTTATTTTCATAATGAAAACTAAGCTTTTCAAGGCGTAATTCCTTAGTGAATTTTAAGCTCTCTTCGCCATTTTGCTCTTCTTTTTCTTGTAAAATGTCAAAAAGTATATCCAAAGAGGAACGATAATAAATTAAATCGTGATAAGAGCTTATGATGCGATTTGCACTTGGCATTAAGCGGTAAAGCGCCAAAACAAAAATGGAAATAGTCGCCAAAATATTTGAAATATCACTTTCATATTTAAAAACTAAAAACACCACGATCAAAACAAGCACACAAAAGCCTACAGCCTCAAGATAAATTCTAGGTAGGGCGTTAATGCTTTCATTTGTGATATTTGCCTTAGAAAAAGCCTCACTTTGCTCTTTAAAAAGCCTTGCTATACTTTCTTCTTTTGTTTTGAGCTTTATGAATTTAAAATTATTTAAATTTGTATTTAAAGTTTCAAAAAAACTCTTCATCGCTTTTTCTCTTTTAACGCCAGCTTTTTTAATGATAGGACTTAAAATTTTGACTAAAATAAGGGCATTAACAAACATAAAAAGACTTAAAAAAATTGTAATTTTATAATCAATAAAAAGCATTAAAGTATAAAGCAAAAGCACTACAAAAATTTCGCTCATCATTAATAAAAATGAGGAAAGCATAGTGGTGAGATTAAAAACCTCTCCTGTGGTCGCCTTTAAAATGGCGGATTGATTTTTTTGGGTAAATTTTTCATAAGGAAGGCGTAAAAATTTAGCAAAAATTTTAAAAGAAAGTGCGTGATAACGCCCCTTAGAAAAGCGTGCTAAAAGATGAAAATAAAGGGCATTTAGCACGGCTCTTAAAAGATAAAAAGCGACCATTATAAGCCCTAGATAAACGATGATTTCAAAGGCTTTTAAATTTAAACTCTGCTTAATATTTAGCAAAATTTCATTACTTTCAAAATAAGAAAAATTGCTCGCCAAAGTGATAAAAGGCATTATCAAAGATATGGCAAAAGTTTCTATAAAAGAAATGAGTATAGAAAAGGCTAATAAGGAGAATAAAAAGCGTTTATCCTCCCTAGAAAGTATGAAAAAAAGCTTATTTAACACTGCTTTTCCCACTCATACGAAGACTTGCAAATCAATTTTAAATCATCATATTTGGGCTTCCACGAAGTGAGTTTGCGAATTTTTTCTGCGTTTGAGATTAAAACGGACGGATCTCCCGCCCTTCTAGGTGCTAACTCGACCTTAAAATCCACTCCACTTACTTCTTTCATCGCTTCGATGACTTCTTTAACTGAAAAGCCGTGTCCATAACCCACATTAAAAACATTACTTTCATTGTTGTCTAAGTATTCAAGAGCTGCTAAATGCGCACTTGAAATATCATCAATGTGGATAAAATCTCTAATGCAAGTGCCATCCTTAGTCTCATAATCATCGCCGAAAATGTAAAGCTTCTCTCTTTTTCCAGCAGCCACTTCCGCCGCCACTTTAATTAGCAAAGTTGCCTTAGGATAGCGTTGCCCTAGTTTAAAATCCATACAAGCACCAGCAACATTAAAATAACGCAAAATGCAGTGTTTAAATTGAGGATTTGCCCTACTTGCATCGCGTAAAACTTCCTCGCTCATCAATTTTGACCTACCATAAGGATTGATAGGCTCAAGAGGACTTGTTTCGCTTACCACAGGACTTTTAGGCTCTCCATAAGTCGCAGCCGTAGAAGAAAAGATAAATTTATTGACATTATTTTCTAAGCAAGTTTGGATTAAATTTGAAGTATTAGCCGTGTTATTCATATAATATTTTAAAGGATCTTGCATGCTCTCAAAGACCTCAATACTCGCTGCAAAATGTACCACGGCGTCAAATTTTTCTCTCCTAAATAAGTCCTTAACGCCCTTAAAATCACTCAAATCTTGCTCAAAAAAGCTAAAATCCCTTATCGTTTTTAAATCCTCAAGAGCGATTTTAGAACCCTTGCTAAGATTATCTAGCACACAAATTTCGTGCTTAGTATTTAAAAATTGTCTAAGCGTATGAGAGCCGATGTAGCCAGCACCGCCTGTGATTAAAATTTTCATTATTTTCCTTTATTATTAAACTTTATAGCATTTTATAATAATTCTTTAAATGCTTAATTTCAAAAACTCCTCCTCACAAGCTTTTATAAAATATGGCACATAAGAGCGATTTGCCTTTTTTTCCTTTAAATATTCTGCCATCAAATTTAAATAAAGCCCATAATCCTCCTCTGCCAAATTCCCCTTAATCAGCTCATATTTCAAAAAAAGCATA from Campylobacter upsaliensis includes:
- the pglI gene encoding GalNAc(5)-diNAcBac-PP-undecaprenol beta-1,3-glucosyltransferase, which produces MKLSIIIATYNRAELLKKAVESVLRQDFKEYEIIISDDHSNDGTKELVEDLQKEDSRIKYVLNTRYKQGPNGNKNNGLDYASGEFIGFLDDDDEMLEGTLSLLMQKANEGYSHIFGNCVIEKDGILSEEFSGKGLNEDCEVSKKEFLMQKFHGEFLSIFKKSLLKNQRFNEEFYGNEATLWVHLYDEKSFYIHKALRIYRIKREDSVTLGAQKHAFRVYLGYLELAKILENELKNDEDYRAVCANYYKMAAYYAKFANEYQKMYACLLKSLRIKFNAPALILLFLSIVPSSVVANLSKLRVALCKN
- the galE gene encoding UDP-glucose 4-epimerase GalE — translated: MKILITGGAGYIGSHTLRQFLNTKHEICVLDNLSKGSKIALEDLKTIRDFSFFEQDLSDFKGVKDLFRREKFDAVVHFAASIEVFESMQDPLKYYMNNTANTSNLIQTCLENNVNKFIFSSTAATYGEPKSPVVSETSPLEPINPYGRSKLMSEEVLRDASRANPQFKHCILRYFNVAGACMDFKLGQRYPKATLLIKVAAEVAAGKREKLYIFGDDYETKDGTCIRDFIHIDDISSAHLAALEYLDNNESNVFNVGYGHGFSVKEVIEAMKEVSGVDFKVELAPRRAGDPSVLISNAEKIRKLTSWKPKYDDLKLICKSSYEWEKQC
- the pglK gene encoding BC-type lipopolysaccharide transporter PglK, yielding MLNKLFFILSREDKRFLFSLLAFSILISFIETFAISLIMPFITLASNFSYFESNEILLNIKQSLNLKAFEIIVYLGLIMVAFYLLRAVLNALYFHLLARFSKGRYHALSFKIFAKFLRLPYEKFTQKNQSAILKATTGEVFNLTTMLSSFLLMMSEIFVVLLLYTLMLFIDYKITIFLSLFMFVNALILVKILSPIIKKAGVKREKAMKSFFETLNTNLNNFKFIKLKTKEESIARLFKEQSEAFSKANITNESINALPRIYLEAVGFCVLVLIVVFLVFKYESDISNILATISIFVLALYRLMPSANRIISSYHDLIYYRSSLDILFDILQEKEEQNGEESLKFTKELRLEKLSFHYENKPMLFENICFTLKKGEKIAFVGESGSGKSTFVDILSSLLKPVEGQIYVDDILLCEKNIKSYRKKIGYIPQQIYLFNDSIAKNISFGDEIDENLLKEVLRQANLEDFIKSLKEGVYTKVGDGGSHLSGGQRQRIAIARALYTKPEILILDEATSALDNESEAKIMDEIYKISQDKTLIIIAHRLSTIKNCDKIYRVQNGTISLEQGV
- the pglH gene encoding GalNAc-alpha-(1->4)-GalNAc-alpha-(1->3)-diNAcBac-PP-undecaprenol alpha-1,4-N-acetyl-D-galactosaminyltransferase, with translation MKITFIIATLNSGGAERVLVTLANALCKEHEVKIIKFHAEDSFYKLEKEVLVKTLPQFSFHNLYHKIASRIKKIVALRKALRENQSDIFISFLDTTNIACIVAKIGLKTPLVICEHSNEAYLKSKFWRILRRLTYPYAQLLSVLGSSDKAFYEKFVKKVVILNNPCHFSFNVKTHFQKENLVLFVGRLDRNKNASMFIKAVATLRADLLTQYRFCIVGDGELRKNLENEARNLRARVEFLGKVEDMAGLYERAKVLCLCSFVEGLPTVLIEALYFDVCRISSAYYNGVKDLIANEKDGLIVPQNDEKALALALERVLSDEELRKNLVENARKRQKDYELSHIKKQWLDLIRELV